In the Brettanomyces nanus chromosome 1, complete sequence genome, TGTACAGCTTTCTTTATCTCAATAGTACTGTTGGGAGAAGTATACACAGAAGTGGCCGGTGTTCCCCTTGTAGTTAAAGACATGTTGGAAAAATTCGCATTCATATTGGCTGCATTCCCGCTACTGGCTGACCCATTTGATGATTGGCTGTCTCTGAGCATCGACTTTAAACGTTCCTGTGTTTCCTCTGCTATCATTTCAGCCTGTGCTTGTGCTTGTCTGGCCAGTTTTGCTTGTTCTCTTGCCTCACTCACCAATGATTCCACTTTCTCAGCATCATCTTTAGCCGTGTCAAGTTCTCCCATAATATTATGAATCAGCCGTTTCTGTTGGGCAACCTGCTCTTCAAGCATATTGTTCCTCgtcttcaaatcatctaTTTTGTCATAAGCCTGTGATGCGGTCTGACTAATCTCCCGAATCTGAGTCTCAAGAACTTCCGATCTCTTTAGCTCTCCTTTAAATCCTCCATCAGTCAGCGTTCTTGGTGTCAACTGTGTGCTATGGGTATTGGATGACATTCCAAGCCCTAGTCGCGGGGTCTTCGGCAGCCGAAATCCATGTTTTGTAGAATGTGAAGAATTGTCTGTATGTAGAACGCGAGAAATAAGGTTCATTAGTTGTTTATATGCTTTTTTTTATGtatcaacaagaagaacagtAAGACCGAGCATTTCTCTTATTGCTCCTGTTCTCAATTTCgatcatctttttttctcggatatttttttattctcttttAGTGGTGGCTTGTAATCTTTTTTTCCCGAAGAGGAAAATTCCAAGTAACGCGAAAAGCATTAGGTAAGCTAACTTTAGTATTAATTACTTAGTTTTGGTTGGCTCTGTATGCTCGTCAAGGTACCGATTCCGATCAAAGTACTGGTTAGGATGTACTATAGAGCTCTCATCCACTTTGACTCCCTGCTTGAGGCAGCTGTCTATACGTTCTCTGTTAACAAGTTCGAACACTTTAGTACAGGCTGTCTGGTACTCTCCTCTCTCGCTTAGTTCAAGAACCTCTCCTAGTCGTGTATCGTCTTCTAATCCGAGCTGTTGTAATCGCGTGCTCAACTCATCCCGATGTAGATCTCTGTAGGGGCATCCGTGATACTCATTTTTCGTAGGTCCCGGTTTGGATATAATTGTTCGACAATCCCAGGGCTTATAGTGGATGTGACCACCTTCCAATCCATAGTTGTGACGGAAACTGTATCTATAATCCTTGTTGAATTTTTCTACACTCATAGATCCCGGTCCCATGGCAGTGAATTGTTGCTGCCAGAATTTCAGTGCCTCCTCTGCATTCAGCCCAATACCCTTCAGGAAGAGCGATAATTGCTGACGACCGCTGTATCGTAAATGGTGGTTCTGTTGAACTCCTTCCATCAATATCTGCATGCATAGAGGAAAATCTTGTACGAATTGGCCCACGTTACCAGCATTAATCATGTCATTGCTATCACTaccatctccttctcctaCTCCATACCCATTCAACTTGTAATCAATAGCCACATATCCCTTGGAAAGGTTGTTTAAAACGGGGACAAGACGatcgtcttcatccaaaGTTGGTAAAGCCTTCATTGTTGCTTGTAACTGCTCCATAAGGAAGTTCGAGAACTCGGTGGCTATCAACGACAATCGCTGAAACTCTCCCACATAAGCGTATCCCAAATGTAGAAATGACTGACGAGTAGAAACCAACTCGGGCACGTATTCAAAGGGAAGCCTATAAAACTTTACAGTATCCAGATAAGCCGAAATCTGTTGATCCGTCACATGCTGGGTTCTTTGGTAATCCACTGTTTGCATGAGAGTAGATCTAATAGCATTATATGAGCAACTTAAAAGCTGATCTCTGAActgctctctttctccttcactGACTTCCTCCCATGGTAAGTCGATGCTATCCACGAATTCTCTCTGCTCTTGCAGACCGAGCTGTTGGTATCGAATTTTGAATAGTGCAGTTTCAGCCTTGACAAATCTGCGACGTAACTCATCTGACCGACAAAATGCTAGTCTCAAAATAAAGTGAGAATAGTGgtctttcttcctttcctGATACAACGAGGAAGACTCTTTACTCGGTGGATTCAATGGTAATAGCTTGCTCAAGATCGGCGTCACAATGGAGCTCGTCTCCTTAAACTTCTTGCCACGGCTTTGACACGATTCAATTTCAAGCAACACTTTGAGCCTGTCAATAGCCCAAGTTTCAAACTCCTCTAAAGTGATTTCCTCCAACGGTGGCATACGATAG is a window encoding:
- a CDS encoding uncharacterized protein (BUSCO:EOG0934259Y), with product MFRKVRRRTDGRRNFDSNPSKGFTDDLSRYPRRLTFYRMPPLEEITLEEFETWAIDRLKVLLEIESCQSRGKKFKETSSIVTPILSKLLPLNPPSKESSSLYQERKKDHYSHFILRLAFCRSDELRRRFVKAETALFKIRYQQLGLQEQREFVDSIDLPWEEVSEGEREQFRDQLLSCSYNAIRSTLMQTVDYQRTQHVTDQQISAYLDTVKFYRLPFEYVPELVSTRQSFLHLGYAYVGEFQRLSLIATEFSNFLMEQLQATMKALPTLDEDDRLVPVLNNLSKGYVAIDYKLNGYGVGEGDGSDSNDMINAGNVGQFVQDFPLCMQILMEGVQQNHHLRYSGRQQLSLFLKGIGLNAEEALKFWQQQFTAMGPGSMSVEKFNKDYRYSFRHNYGLEGGHIHYKPWDCRTIISKPGPTKNEYHGCPYRDLHRDELSTRLQQLGLEDDTRLGEVLELSERGEYQTACTKVFELVNRERIDSCLKQGVKVDESSIVHPNQYFDRNRYLDEHTEPTKTK